The DNA window gcgccaaatggattGGCTTGTGTGACatgcatgcgccatttcatttggcgtatTCACTTGTCtggggtcccaaacctagacagtttggtaaataccccgaaaacttggttttttctgtattatttttattaaacatggttatttaaaatttttttttcttgttttgttgcTGTAGTTTTTTTATTGTTATGTTGATTTAATATACTAGCCACTTGTTAGAATTTTGTCACTGAGATTTAAATGGTGAAAAAGTCAAGATCTTGAGTTACCATTTTCTAAGTGAGCATGAGACAAAAAGGGGAGCGCCCCCTAATATATGGTCTTTTCATTTagtttttagttaattttattttcatgttttataaataaataaataaaatgatatgTTAGTGTAACTTCTTTCATATAAAAAATAGTttgttcaattttattttctctttagaTTTAATTTAGTCTTTATTTAAACTTTCTTTTGTTAATCGAAAATTGTTTATAAATTTGCTATTTTCTCATTCATTATTACTAACATTTTCCtatttttgcgaggtactacactATGAGGTATTGGGCTATTGCATGAGCATTTACAAGCCGTTTCTTTAAATTGTGTATATCATTTATGTTTTAAATTTCATTTTGggtttgtaatagttaattatGACTTTTACTTTCTCGCACATTTACTTTTTCGCACCTctaattatgtaactgccccaaagccctgtaatagcgtaggacatttaccttccgcattttaatttccgtaAATATtaactgtttagatgtatggctaataggattgcatgagaagattaaaatcaaccgttagatcactTCTAAGTCCAAGATAAAAAATAACTGAATCTAACACACCTCGCACTCACTCTCACCCTTACGGTACgcctctcttggttgccttcgaatataaggtcgtgtccctcgaaatgtagaggtacccattagcaaaggtccctcaatacaaaatcgtcactaagtccctcgatgaccctcgactgttgcctacgaaaaagtgacaaTCGTCCCTCCGAATactgctaaaggtacctctacctgttgccttcaacgacctcgatgacccgcacgtccaatataaacaaggactacctacttctatatagtatggatagtcctaggaactttaaaaagcatagaaaaagaccaatttagggtagtgctcttaatatgcctagctcgattaaaaaacatcttttcaaatactctttcaaagactaaggctacgcatttacgctaaagtccttatgtcccttttcaactcaaaacaaacaaagcaaacatgagctaagtaaattaagagcccgtagacaactacggatgaaaagggtgtttataccttcccttttcataatctacccccgagcccgtttcttttaaaagggtctttttctgttctttttgcccttccgagttattggacaaaataaaagtcggtggcgactcatgcttaaccgcgacatttaaagtcagttcaccgagttacaaagAGCATTAGTGAGAGCTCTCTCAAGAGGAGTAGACACGTGATTTTGCTTCTTCACTTGCATGATAGCTTCATTAGTTGCATCTACTCTAAAACAATTACTTTTATCATTCTAATGCTTCATtgcttcaaaaatattaaaacacaCTTCTTCATCTAGAACTCTCAGTTTCATTAGACCGTCATCGATATCGATCATCATCTGAGAAGTTTTCATGAAAGGTCTTCCAAGAATTAAAGGTGTATCATAATCCTCCTCCATATCAATTACAACAAAGTCGACCGGGAAAATGAACTTATCAACCTTAACTAACAAATCTTCCGCAATCCCATGAGGATGAGTGGTGGACTTGTCGGCTAATTTCAAAGTCATCCTTGTTGCTTTTAACTCAATGTTTCCTAATGTTTTCACAAGAGACAACGGAATCAAGTTAATTCTAGAACCCAAATCGATCAACCCCTTA is part of the Vicia villosa cultivar HV-30 ecotype Madison, WI linkage group LG2, Vvil1.0, whole genome shotgun sequence genome and encodes:
- the LOC131651512 gene encoding uncharacterized protein LOC131651512 encodes the protein MQNLPYPHALSKKNDDRHYAKFLDIFSRLQINIPFSEVLEQMPTYAKFIKDIITKKRRFSDKEVGTVNSCYSVIIQRTLPKTESDPGKVTLPVTIGNVYVGKGLIDLGSRINLIPLSLVKTLGNIELKATRMTLKLADKSTTHPHGIAEDLLVKVDKFIFPVDFVVIDMEEDYDTPLILGRPFMKTSQMMIDIDDGLMKLRVLDEEVCFNIFEAMKH